A stretch of the Malus sylvestris chromosome 10, drMalSylv7.2, whole genome shotgun sequence genome encodes the following:
- the LOC126587831 gene encoding uncharacterized protein LOC126587831, which produces MSDEPAPSRWSFQFGRKKAPEPQQNGQSTNGDVSNGSSSGVTAKRTADLAIYEQFQNQGRGSVPHSNGVLSDQHDEIPQKSLLPAFESAEMRSLGESLCRDIIRGSPDVKWESIKGLENAKRLLKEAVVMPIKYPKYFTGLLTPWKGILLFGPPGTGKTMLAKAVATECKTTFFNISASSVVSKWRGDSEKLVKVLFELARHHAPSTIFIDEIDAIISQRGEGRSEHEASRRLKTELLVQMDGLTKTSELVFVLAATNLPWELDAAMLRRLEKRILVPLPEPEARRAMFEELLPVQPDEEKLPYDLLVDKTEGYSGSDIRLVCKEAAMQPLRRIMTFLEDKEDTVPEDELPKVGPIKHEDIETALKNTRPSAHLQAHRYEKFNADYGSQILQ; this is translated from the exons ATGTCCGACGAGCCTGCTCCCAGTCGCTGGTCCTTTCAG TTTGGTAGAAAAAAAGCACCGGAGCCGCAGCAAAACGGGCAGTCCACTAATGGAGATGTGAGTAATGGAAGTAGTTCCGGAGTGACCGCGAAGAGGACAGCTGACTTGGCCATCTACGAGCAATTTCAAAACCAG GGTAGGGGCTCCGTGCCTCACTCAAATGGAGTCTTATCTGATCAGCATGATGAGATACC GCAGAAGTCCCTTTTACCTGCTTTTGAATCGGCAGAAATGCGTTCTTTAGGAGAGAGTTTATGCAG GGATATAATTCGGGGTAGTCCAGATGTTAAGTGGGAAAGCATCAAGGGATTAGAGAATGCCAAGCGTTTGCTCAAAGAAGCAGTGGTCATGCCAATTAAATATCCCAA GTACTTTACTGGACTTTTAACACCGTGGAAAGGTATTCTCCTTTTTGGACCTCCAGGGACAGGAAAG ACAATGCTTGCCAAGGCTGTTGCAACAGAGTGCAAGACCACATTTTTCAACATTTCAGCATCATCTGTTGTCAGTAAATGGCGCG GCGACTCAGAGAAGTTAGTGAAGGTGTTATTTGAGCTTGCTAGGCATCATGCGCCATCAACTATATTTATTGATGAAATTGATGCAATTATTAGTCAACGTGGTGAAGGACGAAGTGAGCATGAAGCAAGTAGGCGTCTGAAGACAGAGCTACTCGTACAG ATGGATGGTTTGACGAAGACAAGTgaacttgtttttgttttggctgCTACAAATCTTCCCTGGGAACTGGATGCAGCCATGCTCCGGCGTCTTGAGAAGCGA ATTCTTGTGCCTCTGCCTGAACCAGAAGCAAGAAGAGCAATGTTCGAGGAGCTCCTGCCAGTACAGCCTGATGAGGAGAAGCTTCCTTATGATTTGTTGGTGGATAAAACTGAAGGATATTCAGGTTCAGATATTCGATTGGTGTGCAAGGAGGCTGCTATGCAGCCTCTGAGACGTATAATGACATTCCTTGAAGACAAAGAGGACACGGTTCCTGAGGATG AACTGCCCAAGGTTGGACCGATCAAACACGAAGATATTGAGACGGCTTTGAAGAACACAAGGCCGTCTGCTCATCTCCAAGCTCATCGTTACGAGAAGTTCAATGCTGATTATGGTAGTCAAATACTCCAATGA
- the LOC126585004 gene encoding gibberellin 2-beta-dioxygenase-like isoform X1: MVVLSRTAKLDHFSDLIKTCKPTSLFAGIPVVDLSSPDAKHRIVRACEEHGMFKVINHGVPLDFMTTLEAQALKFFNLPQSEKDQAAPADPFGYRSKRIGLNGDVGWMEYILLSTNLDIISHKSLPIFKENPEIFRDAVEDYITAVKNMTFEVLEMVADGLGIDQRNVLSKLLKDEKSDSCFRLNYYPPCPELHALSGRSLIGFGEHTDPQIISVLKSNNTSGLQISLKDGTWVTVAPDQTAFFINVGDCLQVMTNGRFKSVKHRVLADTQSSRVSMIYFGGPPLSEKIAPLPSLMAEGEESLYKEFTWSEFKKSANRSRLADNRLGPFEKSAAVMLSNSQF, translated from the exons ATGGTGGTTCTGTCACGAACAGCTAAATTGGACCATTTTTCTGACCTAATCAAAACATGCAAGCCCACCAGCTTGTTCGCCGGCATCCCAGTCGTCGACCTCTCGAGCCCCGACGCAAAGCACCGCATAGTCAGGGCTTGTGAGGAGCACGGCATGTTTAAGGTGATCAACCATGGAGTCCCATTGGACTTCATGACTACACTGGAAGCCCAAGCTCTCAAATTTTTCAACCTGCCCCAGTCGGAGAAGGACCAGGCAGCCCCCGCCGACCCTTTCGGCTACAGAAGCAAGAGAATCGGTCTAAACGGCGACGTGGGTTGGATGGAATACATCCTCCTCAGCACCAATCTTGATATCATCTCTCATAAGTCCCTCCCCATTTTCAAGGAAAACCCTGAAATTTTCCG TGACGCAGTGGAAGATTATATTACAGCAGTGAAGAACATGACTTTTGAAGTGCTGGAAATGGTGGCTGATGGGCTGGGGATTGATCAAAGGAATGTGCTGAGCAAGCTTTTGAAAGATGAGAAGAGTGACTCATGTTTCAGGCTAAACTACTATCCGCCATGCCCAGAGCTTCACGCTTTGAGTGGACGAAGTTTGATAGGGTTTGGGGAGCACACAGACCCACAGATCATTTCTGTCCTGAAATCCAACAACACATCAGGCCTGCAGATCAGTCTCAAGGATGGGACTTGGGTTACAGTCGCACCTGATCAGACTGCCTTTTTCATCAATGTTGGTGATTGCTTGCAG GTGATGACTAACGGGCGGTTTAAGAGCGTGAAACATAGGGTTTTGGCTGACACACAAAGTTCAAGGGTTTCAATGATCTACTTTGGAGGGCCACCTTTGAGTGAGAAGATAGCACCTCTGCCGTCTCTAATGgcagaaggagaagaaagcTTGTACAAGGAGTTCACGTGGAGTGAATTCAAAAAGTCTGCGAACAGGTCAAGGCTGGCCGATAATAGGCTAGGACCATTTGAGAAGTCTGCTGCTGTGATGCTGTCCAATTCCCAATTTTAG
- the LOC126585004 gene encoding gibberellin 2-beta-dioxygenase-like isoform X2, which translates to MVVLSRTAKLDHFSDLIKTCKPTSLFAGIPVVDLSSPDAKHRIVRACEEHGMFKVINHGVPLDFMTTLEAQALKFFNLPQSEKDQAAPADPFGYRSKRIGLNGDVGWMEYILLSTNLDIISHKSLPIFKENPEIFRDAVEDYITAVKNMTFEVLEMVADGLGIDQRNVLSKLLKDEKSDSCFRLNYYPPCPELHALSGRSLIGFGEHTDPQIISVLKSNNTSGLQISLKDGTWVTVAPDQTAFFINVGDCLQVIKQW; encoded by the exons ATGGTGGTTCTGTCACGAACAGCTAAATTGGACCATTTTTCTGACCTAATCAAAACATGCAAGCCCACCAGCTTGTTCGCCGGCATCCCAGTCGTCGACCTCTCGAGCCCCGACGCAAAGCACCGCATAGTCAGGGCTTGTGAGGAGCACGGCATGTTTAAGGTGATCAACCATGGAGTCCCATTGGACTTCATGACTACACTGGAAGCCCAAGCTCTCAAATTTTTCAACCTGCCCCAGTCGGAGAAGGACCAGGCAGCCCCCGCCGACCCTTTCGGCTACAGAAGCAAGAGAATCGGTCTAAACGGCGACGTGGGTTGGATGGAATACATCCTCCTCAGCACCAATCTTGATATCATCTCTCATAAGTCCCTCCCCATTTTCAAGGAAAACCCTGAAATTTTCCG TGACGCAGTGGAAGATTATATTACAGCAGTGAAGAACATGACTTTTGAAGTGCTGGAAATGGTGGCTGATGGGCTGGGGATTGATCAAAGGAATGTGCTGAGCAAGCTTTTGAAAGATGAGAAGAGTGACTCATGTTTCAGGCTAAACTACTATCCGCCATGCCCAGAGCTTCACGCTTTGAGTGGACGAAGTTTGATAGGGTTTGGGGAGCACACAGACCCACAGATCATTTCTGTCCTGAAATCCAACAACACATCAGGCCTGCAGATCAGTCTCAAGGATGGGACTTGGGTTACAGTCGCACCTGATCAGACTGCCTTTTTCATCAATGTTGGTGATTGCTTGCAG GTGATAAAACAATG GTGA
- the LOC126585252 gene encoding uncharacterized protein LOC126585252: MAEEVALDVEELRHRQSIAKRSRVINLISTEIRTLEKKMSQEAAASPALQIPTPISTDAATPTLHYTALSSFSWDQDNDKVMIYIFLEGVDQEKIETDFKPMSFDIKLHDVEGKNYRFGKLNKEINPEKCKVLVKPTRAVINLAKTSKDYWLDLKFKEDKLKPSLDKEKDPMAGIMDLMKNMYDEGDPDIKRTIAKAWTDAKFGQTG, encoded by the exons ATGGCAGAGGAAGTGGCGCTGGACGTGGAGGAGCTCCGCCACCGTCAGAGCATTGCGAAACGATCCCGTGTCATCAACCTCATTTCCACTGAGATTCGCACTCTGGAGAAAAAG ATGTCACAAGAGGCTGCTGCTTCACCTGCACTGCAAATCCCAACTCCAATTTCAACTGATGCTGCCACCCCAACTCTGCATTACACTGCGCTTTCGTCGTTCAGCTGGGATCAGGACAACGACAAAGTGATG ATATACATATTTCTGGAGGGAGTTGATCAGGAGAAGATAGAGACCGACTTCAAGCCTATGTCATTTGACATCAAACTCCATGATGTGGAAGGAAAGAATTACAGGTTCGGTAAGCTGAACAAGGAGATCAATCCAGAGAAGTGTAAGGTGCTGGTTAAGCCTACAAGGGCTGTTATCAATTTGGCTAAAACTTCAAAGGATTACTGGTTAGACTTGAAATTTAAGGAGGACAAG CTGAAGCCGAGTCTGGATAAAGAGAAAGATCCCATGGCAGGAATCATGGACTTGATGAAG AATATGTACGATGAAGGGGATCCGGACATTAAACGAACAATTGCCAAAGCGTGGACTGATGCAAAGTTTGGACAAACCGGGTGA